One genomic window of Acidobacteriota bacterium includes the following:
- a CDS encoding DUF1508 domain-containing protein: MKFEKYCDAAHKWRWRLRARNGKILASGEGYNREADCDRAIMLVKGSGGAPVRTVSA, translated from the coding sequence ATGAAATTCGAGAAGTATTGCGACGCCGCCCACAAGTGGCGGTGGCGGCTGCGCGCCCGCAACGGGAAGATCCTCGCCTCCGGTGAGGGGTACAACCGCGAGGCAGATTGCGACCGGGCGATCATGCTCGTCAAGGGCAGCGGCGGCGCGCCGGTCCGGACGGTCTCGGCATGA
- a CDS encoding TIGR02594 family protein produces the protein MSRDLPAAYAWLAREGAPRMLLEGLATFGTLEGPGTEDNPVIMGWAREVAVPAIADAFTSDAVPWCGLWMAVVAKRAGKPVNANALWARSWLRWGEKTPGDPQLGDVLVFRRGQTSGHVGLYVGEDAAAFHVLGGNQGDAVSIVRLDRDRLLGARRHFAIGAPANVRRVILKPTGGLSANEA, from the coding sequence ATGTCCCGTGACCTGCCCGCCGCTTATGCCTGGCTTGCCCGCGAGGGCGCGCCGCGCATGCTGCTCGAGGGCCTCGCGACGTTCGGCACGCTCGAAGGTCCGGGCACGGAAGATAACCCGGTCATCATGGGCTGGGCGCGCGAAGTCGCCGTCCCGGCCATCGCGGACGCCTTCACGTCTGACGCCGTGCCCTGGTGCGGACTCTGGATGGCCGTCGTCGCGAAGCGCGCCGGCAAGCCGGTGAATGCGAACGCGCTATGGGCCCGCAGCTGGCTGCGCTGGGGCGAGAAGACGCCGGGCGATCCGCAGCTTGGCGACGTGCTCGTGTTCCGGCGCGGCCAAACCTCCGGCCATGTCGGCCTGTATGTCGGCGAGGATGCGGCCGCCTTCCATGTCCTCGGCGGCAACCAGGGCGACGCCGTCTCGATCGTCCGTCTCGACCGCGACCGGCTGCTCGGCGCCCGCCGGCACTTTGCCATCGGTGCGCCCGCCAACGTGCGCCGCGTGATCCTGAAACCTACCGGCGGGCTGTCCGCCAATGAAGCCTGA